A genome region from Erigeron canadensis isolate Cc75 chromosome 3, C_canadensis_v1, whole genome shotgun sequence includes the following:
- the LOC122591807 gene encoding vesicle-associated protein 1-3-like — MFSAVDDHKDNGEIQPEELRFTFKPKTQMSCTVKLINKSNLSHMAFKVKTTHPKLYSVKPRAGLIKPYETCEVVIMRQAQLVMPLPREMAKEKFLIERILLLVPEDTTTSISKDNIAALFTSEDWKKHIDKKKLKAVMTTTDDDGCHTLPVNIEKFGARLGDVEERIRLLEEQKNCCSSDQKKSAKDEKRMAMMDGKTTTVVNFQKFAARLDHLEDRLREVQEKCCCDEKKKKSKHLSFFTRCFNI; from the coding sequence ATGTTCAGTGCTGTGGATGATCATAAAGATAATGGCGAAATTCAGCCCGAAGAACTAAGGTTCACCTTCAAACCCAAGACTCAAATGTCGTGTACCGTAAAGTTGATCAACAAATCAAATCTTTCTCATATGGCATTCAAGGTGAAAACCACACATCCGAAACTCTATAGTGTAAAACCAAGAGCAGGCCTTATCAAACCGTATGAAACATGTGAAGTCGTAATCATGAGACAGGCTCAACTTGTAATGCCTCTTCCTCGCGAGATGGCCAAGGAAAAGTTTTTGATTGAAAGAATATTATTGTTAGTCCCCGAAGATACTACTACTTCAATCAGCAAGGATAACATCGCAGCTTTATTTACATCCGAAGATTGGAAAAAACATATAGATAAAAAGAAACTTAAGGCGGTCATGACTACTACTGATGATGATGGTTGTCATACATTACCggttaatattgaaaaattcGGTGCAAGGCTAGGTGATGTTGAAGAGCGTATACGATTACTTGAGGAGCAGAAGAATTGTTGTAGTAGTGATCAAAAGAAGAGTGCTAAAGATGAGAAACGTATGGCCATGATGGATGGTAAAACTACTACAGTGGTTAATTTTCAGAAATTCGCTGCAAGGCTAGACCATTTGGAAGACCGATTACGCGAGGTGCAGGAGAAGTGCTGTTGTgatgaaaagaagaagaagagtaaACATTTATCCTTTTTCACCAGGTGTTTTAACATCTAG
- the LOC122591808 gene encoding vesicle-associated protein 2-2-like, which produces MVYVADVKDYGEIQPEKELKFVFKPKSQVSCTVKLTNKSNLYHMAFKLRTTRAKLYSVKPRAGLIKPFETCEIVITRKFRRVMPLPCEIAKEKISIRRLLLVPEDTFISEDNMIAAIFTSEDWKKHIDKKKLKVVMTITTTTGDHDCCPTVPVINIAKIGARLGDVEERIRLGEKQRNYCSSSDQKKSATKDEKHMVKLVMIDGKPTIAVNIKKFAARLDAVEDRLREVQEINCCCEKKKTTTKHSSFFTRCFNIQQ; this is translated from the coding sequence ATGGTGTATGTTGCGGATGTTAAAGATTATGGCGAAATTCAACCCGAAAAAGAGCTAAAGTTTGTTTTCAAACCCAAGAGTCAAGTGTCGTGTACGGTAAAGCTTACCAACAAATCAAATCTTTATCATATGGCATTCAAGCTGAGAACCACACGTGCGAAACTCTATAGCGTAAAACCAAGAGCAGGCCTTATCAAACCGTTTGAAACATGTGAAATCGTAATCACGAGAAAGTTTCGACGTGTAATGCCTCTTCCTTGCGAGATCGCCAAGGAAAAGATTTCGATTCGAAGATTATTGTTAGTCCCCGAAGATACTTTCATCAGCGAGGATAACATGATTGCGGCTATATTTACATCCGAAGATTGGAAAAAACATATAGATAAAAAGAAACTTAAGGTGGTCATGActattactactactactgGTGATCATGATTGTTGTCCTACAGTACCGGTTATTAATATTGCGAAAATCGGTGCAAGGCTAGGTGATGTTGAAGAGCGTATACGATTAGGTGAGAAGCAGAGGAATTATTGTAGTAGTAGTGATCAAAAGAAGAGTGCTACTAAAGATGAGAAACATATGGTGAAGCTGGTCATGATTGATGGTAAACCTACTATAGCggttaatattaaaaaattcgCTGCAAGGCTAGACGCTGTGGAAGACCGATTACGTGAGGTGCAGGAGATAAATTGTTGTTGTGAAAAGAAGAAGACTACTACTAAACATTCATCTTTTTTCACCAGATGTTTTAACATCCAGCAGTAG
- the LOC122592977 gene encoding cytochrome b-c1 complex subunit 6-1, mitochondrial-like: MADEEPVDQKKYFEDSCKPKCVRAWLEYQGCVKRVEADETGHKHCTGQYFDYWQCVDKCVAPKLFEKLK, translated from the exons AT GGCAGATGAAGAACCAGTTGACCAGAAGAAGTACTTTGAAGATTCATGCAAGCCCAAGTGTGTTAGGGCTTGGCTCGAGTACCAG GGATGTGTGAAAAGGGTGGAAGCAGATGAAACTGGGCACAAGCATTGCACAGGACAATATTTTGACTATTGGCAATGTGTTGACAAATGT GTCGCACCTAAGCTATTTGAGAAACTGAAGTAA